Genomic segment of Streptomyces sp. NA02950:
ACCGGGCGGGGGTGCGGCTCGGCCCGGTGGTCGCCACACCCACCCGCTGGTCGCTGCTGGTGGCTCCGTACTCCCTCGAAGAGCTCGGCGAGCTGCTGAACCGCCAGGACTGGGTGCCCAGCTCGCTGCGGTTCCACGGCGAGGGCGGCTATCTGGTGCTGCCGCCGTCCCAGACCGGCCTGGGGCGGGTGCGCTGGGAGCGCGCACCGCTGCGGCGTGGCGGACAGCCGTGGCTGCCGGAGGTGTCCGCGGTGGTGGACGCCCTGGTGGAGGCGAGCAGCAGCGCGCCCGACGGAGGCAGCCGACTGGCCTACTGAGGCCGGTCCGGCGGTCGCCGTCGGCGGGTGCGTTCGCTGACGCACGTATGCACATCCGCACATACGCAGAGGGACGGACGCGGTGGGGCAGCTGCCCCACCGCGTCGCTGTTGTGCGCTCATGCCGTCACGTGCTCACGTGCTCACGGCCCGTGTCCCTCATGCGCCCGAGGGGCCGGACGGGGCGCTGTGAGCCCTGGGGCCGGGCTGCCGTGTGGGGGCAACTCCCGTGGATCCGTGACTCGTTGATCACCCGTCGGATCGCATCGGGTCGCCCGCGGTCCGCGCCGCCGCGCGTCGTGTCCGTCGTAGCGTCCGCCGTCGCGTCCGGCTCCGGACATGGAAGCGCCCGGTCGCTGGCGACGGGGGATGCACCAGCGACCGGGCTTTTAGAACCGTAACAAGAGATCGGCCGTTAGCAAATTCGATCGCGGATTTCCGGACGCGTATTTCCAGGCCGTAACGGTGAGTTGTGAGCAGGGTCACGTGCGCCGGGCGGGGGTGGAACGCCCGGCCGTGAGCGTCAGCTCAGCGTGACCTGACGGTTGGTGAGACCGCCGCGGGCACGCCGCTGCTCGGGCGTCAGCGGGGCGTCGGAGGCGAGCGCCTCGCCGAGCCGCTCGGCCAGCTCCTGGGCGGGCTTCTCGGTGTCCTCGGCGCGCATCCCGCTGGGCAGGTCCCATACCGGGACGGTGAGCCCGTGGGCCCGGAAGGACCCCACCAGCCGGGTGTTCTCGCCGAGCGAGGAGGCGCCCGCGGCGTGCAGCCGGGCGAGCGCGTCGAGCAGCTCCTCCTCCGGGTGCGCCATCACCCAGCGCAGGTGGTTCTTCTCCGGGGTCTCGCACCAGTACGCGGCGTCCACGCCGGAGAGCCGGGCGGTCGGGATCGCGGCCGCGTTGGCCCGCTCCAGGGACGCGGCGACCTCCCCGCTCGCGTTCGCGGCGTCCTCGAGCCAGAACTCGAAGCCCTCGTGCAGGGTCGGCGTGAAAGCGCCCTTCGGGTCGAGCAGATCCTGAAGCCGCGGCCCGTCGCCGGGCGCCCGCTCGGCGGAGACCGGAGTGCCGGGTTCGGCGGTCAGTGCGCGCCGCAGGGTGTCGGCGAGGTCTCGGCTGATGTCACCGGAGGGGGTGTCGTTCTGGAGGCCGATCAGCACCGCGCCGTTGTCGCGGCGCAGCGCGGGCCAGGCCATGGGCAGCACGGTCGCGAGGGTGACCGACGGCACGCCCTCGGGCAGCCCTTCGGCCAGGGGCAGTGCGACGGTGGCGGCGGGCACCAGCTCGCGCAGGGCCACCCAGTCGCATTCGCCGGGGAGCCCTTCGAAGGGGCGCTGCACCAGTTCGGTGACGGCGTGGGCGGCTTCCCTGCCGTGACAGGCTTTGTAGCGACGGCCCGAGCCGCACGGGCAGGGCTCGCGCGCACCCACCACGGGGATGTCGCCCGTCATGGCCCGGGGGGCTGCGGCCTTCGTCTGGGGGCGGCGCTTCTTGGCCATGGCGTGGCTGTCTCCCGATCGTGCGGCAGGGCTTGCTCGTACGGGCGCGAGCCTAGCCCTTTGGCCGAACCTCGTCGGTGCGAGTCGGTGCGATGGGCCGCGTCGGTTACGCGAGCTCGTCCAGATCGGCGAAGTCCAGCTCGCGGTCGAAATCGGGATCGATGTTCGTGTCGGGTTTCGGTGCTCCCGGGGCCGGTGGCGGAGCGAGGTCGGTCCGCGGAGCGATATCCGTGTCGGCGGCCCGGCCGGCCTCGACCCGGCCCCTTTCCGCCCGGCCGATCTCCGGAGCGATCTCGGAAGCGATCTCCGGAGCGAGCTCGGGAGTGAGTTCAGGGCCGAGACCGCGCTCCAGGCCCGCGGTCAGTCCCGGATCCACATCGGCCGGGATCGTGAGCCGCTTCATAAAACCGTCACCAGCCGGAAGAAGCGCCCATACAGTGACTTCCCCGACGCCGTTCCGGACGCCCCAGTCGTCGGCCAGCGATCGGATGATGTTGAGCCCCCGGCCACCGCGGGCGGTGACAGAGGGTTTGGCCGGAAGGGGTCTTGTGGGTCCGCCGCCGTCCGTGACCTCGACTGTCAGCCGCTTGTCCTCGTCAACGCTCCATGCCGCCCGGACCGTGTCGTCACCATGGTCGGAACGCCATGGGCGGCCATGACGCCATGCATTGCTGAGCAATTCCGAAAGGATCAATACAGCGTCGTCTATGACCGATTCCGATACCCCAGTCCTGCCCAAATCGCCACGCAACCACTGCCTTGCCGCGCGGACACCCGCAGGACCATGGGGTACGGTCATGGTCGACGACGTCGGCACCTGCCGTGCCACCACCAACGCCACCCCCGAGACCTCCTTCGCCCCACGCCACGGGATGGATGCCCCAATGGGCTGGAGCGGAAACAGGCCAAGTGGCATCGTGTGACGCACTCGTCACGATCGAATGCGTACCGAACGCGCCGGTGCACGCCGTGTAATGCCCACTATGTGCGTCCGAGTTGGGACAGTACCTGTTTGGGGCGATTGGTAATCACCGCGTCGACCCCGAGGCGGACGCACAGGTCCACGTCCTCGGGCTGGTCGACGGTCCAGACGTGCACTCGGTGCCCCGCGCGCTGCAACCGTGCCACAAAGCCCGGGTGGTTCCGTACGATCCGGATGCTCGGCCCCGCGATCCGCACCCCCGGCGGCAACTGCCCGTCCCGGTGGCGCGGCAGCATGAACTGCATCAGGAAGACGGTGGGCAGGGTGGGGGCCGCCGCCCGCACCCGGTGCAGCGAGCGCGCCGAGAAGCTCATCACCCGCACGGGCGAGGGTCCCTCGGGCGGCGGTGCGTCCAGGCCGTACCGGCGCAGCAGGGCGAGCAGCCGCTCCTCGACCTGACCGGCCCACCGGGTGGGATGCTTGGTCTCGATCGCCAGTTCGACCGGGCGTCCGGCATCCCGGACCAGCGCCAGCAGCCGGTCCAGGGTGAGCACGGAAGTGGAGTCGGTGTGGTCCCGGTCCGGCGCCTCCTTGTCGGTGGCCTGCCCCTTCCAGGAGCCGAAGTCCAGCGCGGCGAGATCGGAGAGTTCGAGCGCGGAAACCGCGCCCCGGCCGTTGGAGGTGCGGTTGACGCGGCGGTCGTGGACGCAGACGAGATGGCCGTCGGCGGTCAGCCGGACGTCGCACTCGAGGGCGTCGGCGCCGTCCTCGACCGCTCTGCGGTACGCGGCCAGCGTGTGCTCCGGAGCGTCCTCGGAGGACCCGCGGTGGGCGATGACGGACACGGTGTGCGGGCCGGGGCGGATGTCCCGGGCAGGGCGCGCATAGGTCACCGCGTTATGGTGCCACCGCCCGGTGTTCGCCGCTGGACGCGGCCCCGCCGATCGTTGCCCGGAATGGCGGCGGGGCGATTTGTCCGGGATAAAGGGTGGTAGTCCACGGGGCCGCCGCTCCTTACGGCGGTCTGACGCGCCGTGGGAAAAGCTGACGACGGTAATACGTACGCGTGGGCCGTCATGGAAAAACTGTCGTGCACCTGAGGAGACAGCTGTGAGCACCGAGAACGAGGGCGCTGCCGTACCGCCTGCGGCCGGGCCGCACCCGGCCCCTCCGGCGCCGCAACATGAGCCCGCGGTGCCTCCCGCGCCGGAGTTCGAGCCCACCGCGGGCGCGGCCCCGGCACCCCAGGACGCACCGATATCCGCGCCCCCGGCCCAGCCCCCCGCCACGTCCGCCTCCGGCGGTGCGGGCGAGGGCGCCGGGCCGGGCAGCGGGACCCCCGGCGCTCCGGGCTCCGGCCCTGGTGGAGACACCAGCGCGGGGCAGACCGCCTCGTGGTGGACCGCCGGCGGCGGTCAGCCGCAGGACGGCTCGGGCGGCGGGCCGTGGGGGACCGCCCCGGTACCGCCGTCCGGGGCACCCGGGCGCAAGCCCCGCGGCCTGATCGCCGCCGCACTGGCCGCCGTGCTGGTCGCGGGCGGTATCGGCGGGGGTATCGGCTATCTGGCCGCCGACCACGACGACAGCGACACCAGCACCGTCTCCGCCTTCGGCAACCCCAAGTCCGAGAGCCGCGCGCCGGGCTCGGTGTCGAACATCGCGGGCAAGACCCTGCCCAGCGTGGTCACCATCGAGGCCCAGGGCAGCGATGGCGAGGGCGGCACCGGCACCGGCTTCGTCTACGACAAGCAGGGCCACATCCTCACCAACAACCACGTCGTCGCCTCCGCCGCGGAGCGCGGCAAGCTCACCGCCACCTTCTCCAACGGCAAGCGGTACGCCGCCCAGGTCGTCGGCCGGGCCGAGGGCTACGACGTCGCCGTGCTCAAGCTGAAGAACGCCCCGGGCGCCAAGCTGAACCCGCTGCCCCTCGGTAACTCCGACAAGGTCGCCGTGGGCGACGCCACAGTCGCCATCGGCGCCCCCTTCGGCCTGTCCGGCACCGTCACCACCGGCATCGTGAGCGCCAAGAACCGCCCGGTCGCCTCCAGCGACGGCGGCGGGGGCAACGCCTCCTACATGTCCGCCCTCCAGACGGACGCCTCCATCAACCCGGGTAACTCCGGCGGCCCCCTGCTGAACGCCGACGGCGGCGTCATCGGCATCAACTCCGCCATCCAGTCGGCCGGCAGCGGCAACGGCCTCGGCGAGTCGCAGCAGTCCGGCAGCATCGGCCTGGGCTTCGCCATCCCGATCAACCAGGCGAAGAACGTCGCCCAGCAGCTGATCAAAACCGGTCAGCCGGTCTACCCGGTGATCGAGGCCACGGTGAACATGAAGGACACCGGCGCGGGCGCCACCATCGCCTCCAACGGCGCCGGCGGCAGCCCGGCCGTCGTCCCCGGCGGCCCGGCCGACAAGGCGGGCCTCAAGTCGGGCGATGTGATCACCAAGCTGGACGACACGGTGATCGACAGTGGACCCACCCTGATCAGCGAGATCTGGACCCACAAGCCCGGCGACAAGGTCACCCTCACCTACAAGCGTGACGGCAAGCAGTCCACGGTCGATGTCACCCTGGGGAAGCGCAAGGGTGACAGTTGACGCGCTAGGCTGATCCCCGCGTCCCCCAGAGGGCGACGCGGGGAGGCTTGCCCGAGCGGCCTAAGGGAACGGTCTTGAAAACCGTCGTGGCAGCGATGTCACCGAGGGTTCAAATCCCTCAGCCTCCGCGCAGGTAAGAAAAGCGCAGGTGAGAGGGGGCTCCGGAGAATCCGGAGCCCCCTCTCACGCGCTTCCTGTCTCACCCTGTCCCACCTGAATCCCAGCGTTGACCAGCGCGTGCGGCCAAGCTGCGGCCAAGCGGCGAGCCGCTGCGCTCCGTCATCCGTCCTCGTCAGACGTGGTGTTGAGCGCGTCATCGATCAACTGGTTCGCCCGGTGCTGCTGCCCCCGCAGCAGCTTCGCGTAGAACTTCCAGAGCACCGCGATGCTGTGCCCGGCCCGCCGGGCGACCTCCACCGGATCCACACCCGCCTTGATCCACAGCGAGATACCCGCATGCCGTGACGCGTACGGCACCTCGGCGAGCGGCGTATGGACCTCGGCGGCCGGAAGCGCCTTCCGCCGGGCCTCCTGCCAGACCTCCGTGTACTCCGTCGAGCGCACCCGACCACCGCGCACGGCGCGGAACAGCCGACCGTCCGGGGCGGTCCCGTACTCGTCCAGGTGCCGGCGGAGCAGCTGCACGAGCACCGGCGGAATGGGCACCGGCCGGGTGGTCTTCCGGGCCCGCCGCTTCAGCCCGCGCACCTCGTACGACTTGCCATCGTCCGTCCACCCGGTCCCGACCTCCGGTCGGCTCCCCGCGAGGATCAGTTCGCCCCAACCGGACTCCGGCAGCTTGCAGTCCCGCTTCGTCAGTGCGGCCGCCTCGGAAGGGCGCATCCCCGCGTAGTACAAGCACCCGAAGAACGCGTGAAGGTGCTCCCCGCGCGGCCCCCGAGCCCTCACGGCCTCCAGCAGCTCCCGCATCAGCTCCGGGCCGGGAACGTAGCGGAAGTCCACCTCGTCGTCCGTCTCCGGCGGGTCCCAGTCGATCCGGCTCAGCGGATTGACGGTGAGCAGGCCCCGCTCGATCGCGTAGCGCAGAGCGTTGCTCAGGACGGTGCGCTTGCGCCGGAACGTGTTGTCCGCCGATGCCGTGCCGTCCAGCTTGGTGGAGAGGGCACGAAGAGCGCGGCGGATCCGATCCGAGTCGTCCATGTCCACGACCTTGACCGAGTGCTTCGCCACCCATGCCAGCGCGGCGGCGATCTCCTCGGGCGGGTCCTCCACATCCTTCCGGGCCGCGAACTCGCCCTCGTCATCACGGACGCACTGGAAGGCCCATACGCGCAGCGCCAGGCGCAGAACCTCGGGGTCCGGCGACCCCTTCTTCGGCCCGGAGAGCAGCACGGGCATCATGTTGGTCAGCGCCTCGGCGATGCCGGCGCGGTGCTTCGCCGCGACGTTGGGCCACTTCATGAGGGCGTAGTCGCAGGCGTGTTCGTACCAGGTCGGGGAGTTGAGTTCGCGCAGCTCGGATGCGGGCAGGCCCGTCTCCACGTCGAACTGCTCGCCCTTCCGTATGGCCGACATGAGTTCGGCCCGGCGTCCATCGGCGAGCGGCTGGCTCTGGAACGGCTGCTGATGCGTCTCGCCGCCCACCAGCCACCGGAGCTGGAAGGGAGCGCTCTTGCTGTTGCGCTTCCGGATGCCCCAGATCCGTACGTCGTAGGTCAACACGCTGTGTCTCCTGAACAGGCGGAAGGGGCGCGCCGTGACGGCGCGCCCCTTCGAACGGACTCGGGGTCAGACGGACGCTTCCTCGTTCGCTTCCCACCAGGCGTCGAGGTCCGCCCGGCGGATCCTGATCTGCCCGTTGGGGAGCTTGACGCACTTGGGCGCGGTGCCCCGGGCCCTCATCCGGTAGAAGGCCGACCGGGACATGTCGATCTCTGCCAGAACCTCGGGGAGCTTGAGCCTCTGGTTGCCGTTCTTGGCCGCGGCCGACGTCGTGGCCGTGCTCCTGGTGCTCTTGCGCACAGGGGTCCTCCTGTAGGAGTGGTGTCGGGATGGGCGAACAGGGCGGCGGGCTGTCCTTGGTCGGGGGCCGCTGCCCTGAGGTCGAGAGTGATGCCGGTTTTGCAGTCGCCGCGTCTGTCCGAAGCGCGGGATTCTGCGTCACCGCGTCACGTGCGTCATTCAGGCTTCTGACCTGCGGGTTTTTGGTGACGCAGAGCGTTGGGGGTGCGTCACCGGTGACGCAGGCTGTCCGTCATCGGTGACGCGGGTGACGCGGCGTGACGCAGCAGACGGCTGTCTGCGTCACGGCCGTCTGCGCAGGTCACCCGCCGTTTTCCGGGCCACCGTGACGCAGGTGACGCAGCGTTCCCCACTTAGGAAAAAGAGGGGGGTGTCTGTGGTGGTGCAGTGCGGTTCAGGCGTGAAGATGGAGCCGCTTCGCGGCGCGTCCATCGCAGGGCGGCGCCGCCGCCGAACAGCAAGAGGAGCACGCGGGGGCTGGTGCTCCTCTTGCTCGTGCCGTGCCGTCAGAACGCCTGCTGCTCGTGTGGGGGCGGAGCGGGCGGGCGGCTCATTTCGAGGTAGCGGCCCTCCCTGGTGCGGCCCGAGTCGATGAGGACGCCTCGGGCGGCCAGGGTCGGCTGTAGACGCTTGAGCCGGTCGGAGAGGACTTTGCCGGTGGTCGGCCACCCCTTGGGCAGGGGGCGGAAGTCCTCGCCCGTGTAGAGGCGGGTGAGGCAGTGCAGCCACTCCGTGGAGGTCATCCGCTGCTCTGCGCCCGGTTCGATGTCTGCGGCGTGCCTGAGGACGGTCTGCGCCAGCAGGTCGCCTTCAATGACGTCGTCGTTGAGGTCGTCCAGACTGGCCCGGTAGGCGGTGAGCGCCCCGAGACCAGTCGCTGCGTCGAGCTGCGCGCACAGGTGCGCGAAGTCCGCCATCCGCAGGTCTGTGGGGGTCTCCGCCTCAGCCGCACGGACCTTGACCGTGAGGTCCAGGAGAGACCCGAGAATGACGGGCAGAACTTCCGCGTACTCGGCCCACAGCTCGGCCTCGGTGCGCCGGACGCGGGGCCGCTCCAGACGCAGGGGCAGGAGCCGTTCGGCGAGGTCGGGCCGGATGACTCCCACATCGATACCGGTCAGGAGCAGGGGGCGGCGGTAGCGGGCGCGGAAGACGTCCCCGTCGGTGAACAGGGCGCGCTTGACGGTCTCGGCGCCGGTGACGATGCAGCACATGGCGTCCGACAGGTCCGGGGTCATGTAGGAGAGGTTGTCCAGGGCAGTGACCCATCCGGCCGCCACGGCCGCGGTCAGGTTCTCCTCGTCCTTCGGAGCCCGGCGCAGGTCGCTGCTCATGCCCTCGATGATCCGCAGGAGCATTCGCCCCGCGGTGGACTTGCCAGCCCCCTGTGGGCCGGTAAGGAAGGGCGCGGGGACGGGCACGGACGGGCCGAGGCAGCCGATCAGCCAGGCGATGGCCAGGCACTCAGTCTCCGCGTTGGCGAAGTTGCACAGCCTCAGCAGCAGGTCGATGCCCTTGCCGTCGGTGTCCTTGGCAGGCAGGGGCAGTTCCCCGGTGAGCTGAGTGCGCCGCCAGCACACCTCGCGCGGGTCGGGGATGGCGATGTCCCAGCCGGTGGGGTGGATGCGGACGGACTGCCCGTCGCTGCGGCCCAGGTCCAACCAGGTCGCCCCGTCGAATCCGGGCGCGACGCGGATGTGGACGGGCTGCACGTCTTCGTCCAGCGCGAGTGCTTCGATCAAGTCCAATGCCTCCTTGAGGGCGGTTCCGTTGAACACGCCGCGCCCGTCCTTGAACAGGCCGACCATGAGTTCCTGGCGGTGGCTGCCGGTCGTGCCCTGGGAGCGGATGGGGCGGGCCACGGGGTGGCCGTTCTTCTGCGCGTACACGGTCCCGTCGGCGGTGCGGAAGTACCGGAAGTGCGCCTGCGCGTAGTCCGTGATGACCTCGCGGGCGGGATTCTTCTCGTCGTCGGGCATGGTCACAGTCCCAATTTGGCGCGGGCGTTGGTCCAGGCGTCGGTGCAGTGCCGGGGCGATTCGCCCTTGGCCTGAGCGGCGGTGAACAGCCGCGCGATGTGGGCCTCGGTGAGGCAGCCGCACCGGCCATGGGTGGCCAGGACGGCGAGGAACGTCCGGTAGACGGTGGCGTGGACCGCGCTGCGGGCCTCGGTGATGCGCTGCTCCGCCATCGAGATGCCACGCTCCAGGTAGGCGGGCGTGCGGTGGCGACACTCCCCGCCCCCGGCCGGTGCGGACACGGTGACGGCGCACGGTGCCGCCTGGACCGTGGTGGGGCGCTTCTCTGCCAGCGCGCGCACGACGTCCGGCAGGGCCGTCATGGTGCCGGTGCCGGGACCACGCCACCGCGCGTAGGCCATCGTGGACTTGAGGTCGACACCCTCACGGACGCCGTTCACCGAGCGCATGACGCCCTGGTAGATCCAGTGCTCACCACGGGTGGTAGGCACGGTCCTGGTGGGCGGGAGGGTCTGGTGGGCCCATGCGACGGCCGCCGGGTTGTCGAGGTCCACGACGGTCAGCCCGGCCCCGGCGGGGTGGTACGCGACGGCCACGGCCTGGCGCCAGGCGCGAACCCAGAGGGGGGAGGTGATGACGGCAGGGTCGGTGGTGGCAGCAGCCCAGCCATGGCAGACGGAGGGGCACTGGCAGGCGCCCGCGTCCTTCATATTCGGCCGCCCGCCACAGGCGGCCTCGCCGCCCCGGGCGTCCTTCGCGCAGGTGCGGCAGTTCCCGAACGGGACCTTGCCCGCACGCAGAGGCAGCACCGGCACCCCGGTCTTGGCCAGATTGAGCGCGGTTCGTGGGAGGTCGGGGGCGGGGTGGTCTCGCCGGATGGGGTTGGGTTGGGCCATGCTTGGGGTGCTCCTGTTCCGTTGTGGATGGGCAGGGGAAGCCGGGGAGGCGGGCTGTCCTTGGTCGGAGGCCGCCTCCCCGGGCGTCAGCGTCGAGCAGGTTCGCAGAGGTCGACGGTG
This window contains:
- a CDS encoding glycerophosphodiester phosphodiesterase yields the protein MTYARPARDIRPGPHTVSVIAHRGSSEDAPEHTLAAYRRAVEDGADALECDVRLTADGHLVCVHDRRVNRTSNGRGAVSALELSDLAALDFGSWKGQATDKEAPDRDHTDSTSVLTLDRLLALVRDAGRPVELAIETKHPTRWAGQVEERLLALLRRYGLDAPPPEGPSPVRVMSFSARSLHRVRAAAPTLPTVFLMQFMLPRHRDGQLPPGVRIAGPSIRIVRNHPGFVARLQRAGHRVHVWTVDQPEDVDLCVRLGVDAVITNRPKQVLSQLGRT
- a CDS encoding DUF5926 family protein; protein product: MAKKRRPQTKAAAPRAMTGDIPVVGAREPCPCGSGRRYKACHGREAAHAVTELVQRPFEGLPGECDWVALRELVPAATVALPLAEGLPEGVPSVTLATVLPMAWPALRRDNGAVLIGLQNDTPSGDISRDLADTLRRALTAEPGTPVSAERAPGDGPRLQDLLDPKGAFTPTLHEGFEFWLEDAANASGEVAASLERANAAAIPTARLSGVDAAYWCETPEKNHLRWVMAHPEEELLDALARLHAAGASSLGENTRLVGSFRAHGLTVPVWDLPSGMRAEDTEKPAQELAERLGEALASDAPLTPEQRRARGGLTNRQVTLS
- a CDS encoding bifunctional DNA primase/polymerase, with the protein product MAQPNPIRRDHPAPDLPRTALNLAKTGVPVLPLRAGKVPFGNCRTCAKDARGGEAACGGRPNMKDAGACQCPSVCHGWAAATTDPAVITSPLWVRAWRQAVAVAYHPAGAGLTVVDLDNPAAVAWAHQTLPPTRTVPTTRGEHWIYQGVMRSVNGVREGVDLKSTMAYARWRGPGTGTMTALPDVVRALAEKRPTTVQAAPCAVTVSAPAGGGECRHRTPAYLERGISMAEQRITEARSAVHATVYRTFLAVLATHGRCGCLTEAHIARLFTAAQAKGESPRHCTDAWTNARAKLGL
- a CDS encoding AlpA family transcriptional regulator, whose translation is MRKSTRSTATTSAAAKNGNQRLKLPEVLAEIDMSRSAFYRMRARGTAPKCVKLPNGQIRIRRADLDAWWEANEEASV
- a CDS encoding ATP-binding protein, coding for MPDDEKNPAREVITDYAQAHFRYFRTADGTVYAQKNGHPVARPIRSQGTTGSHRQELMVGLFKDGRGVFNGTALKEALDLIEALALDEDVQPVHIRVAPGFDGATWLDLGRSDGQSVRIHPTGWDIAIPDPREVCWRRTQLTGELPLPAKDTDGKGIDLLLRLCNFANAETECLAIAWLIGCLGPSVPVPAPFLTGPQGAGKSTAGRMLLRIIEGMSSDLRRAPKDEENLTAAVAAGWVTALDNLSYMTPDLSDAMCCIVTGAETVKRALFTDGDVFRARYRRPLLLTGIDVGVIRPDLAERLLPLRLERPRVRRTEAELWAEYAEVLPVILGSLLDLTVKVRAAEAETPTDLRMADFAHLCAQLDAATGLGALTAYRASLDDLNDDVIEGDLLAQTVLRHAADIEPGAEQRMTSTEWLHCLTRLYTGEDFRPLPKGWPTTGKVLSDRLKRLQPTLAARGVLIDSGRTREGRYLEMSRPPAPPPHEQQAF
- a CDS encoding S1C family serine protease, which produces MSTENEGAAVPPAAGPHPAPPAPQHEPAVPPAPEFEPTAGAAPAPQDAPISAPPAQPPATSASGGAGEGAGPGSGTPGAPGSGPGGDTSAGQTASWWTAGGGQPQDGSGGGPWGTAPVPPSGAPGRKPRGLIAAALAAVLVAGGIGGGIGYLAADHDDSDTSTVSAFGNPKSESRAPGSVSNIAGKTLPSVVTIEAQGSDGEGGTGTGFVYDKQGHILTNNHVVASAAERGKLTATFSNGKRYAAQVVGRAEGYDVAVLKLKNAPGAKLNPLPLGNSDKVAVGDATVAIGAPFGLSGTVTTGIVSAKNRPVASSDGGGGNASYMSALQTDASINPGNSGGPLLNADGGVIGINSAIQSAGSGNGLGESQQSGSIGLGFAIPINQAKNVAQQLIKTGQPVYPVIEATVNMKDTGAGATIASNGAGGSPAVVPGGPADKAGLKSGDVITKLDDTVIDSGPTLISEIWTHKPGDKVTLTYKRDGKQSTVDVTLGKRKGDS
- a CDS encoding site-specific integrase, translating into MLTYDVRIWGIRKRNSKSAPFQLRWLVGGETHQQPFQSQPLADGRRAELMSAIRKGEQFDVETGLPASELRELNSPTWYEHACDYALMKWPNVAAKHRAGIAEALTNMMPVLLSGPKKGSPDPEVLRLALRVWAFQCVRDDEGEFAARKDVEDPPEEIAAALAWVAKHSVKVVDMDDSDRIRRALRALSTKLDGTASADNTFRRKRTVLSNALRYAIERGLLTVNPLSRIDWDPPETDDEVDFRYVPGPELMRELLEAVRARGPRGEHLHAFFGCLYYAGMRPSEAAALTKRDCKLPESGWGELILAGSRPEVGTGWTDDGKSYEVRGLKRRARKTTRPVPIPPVLVQLLRRHLDEYGTAPDGRLFRAVRGGRVRSTEYTEVWQEARRKALPAAEVHTPLAEVPYASRHAGISLWIKAGVDPVEVARRAGHSIAVLWKFYAKLLRGQQHRANQLIDDALNTTSDEDG